The nucleotide sequence GCCGCTCGGCCGCCTCCGCCTCGGGGACGCCCAGGTCCTCGAGGAACCAACCTGCCAGCTCCGCCCGCCCGGACAGCCCGGACTTGCGGTAGACCGCCACCGCGTGCTGTCGCACCGTGCGCTCGCTGCGGTCGGTCTCCCTGGCGATCCGCTTGTGGCTGTGCCCCTTGAGGAGCATGAGCGCCGTCTCGCGCTCGGCCGGGGTGAGGCCCCAGCGGTCGAACTCCTCGCCGATGGCCTCCCCGAGTCCGTGGAGCGCACGGCTGGCCTTGGTCCGCCACGCATCCCGTTCGGCCCGGTGCCGCTCGACCGCGGCCTCGAGCACCGCCACCGAGCGCGAGGAGGCGAACCAGCCTCGGGCCAACCAGGTGGCGGCACCGAGGCTCACCGCGACCATGGCGACCTCGAAGAGCACGTGGGCGCTGAGCAGCGTATCCGGCTGGTCCATGATCAGGTCGACGATGCCGCCGACCATGATCACCAGGAAGACCAGGGCCAGTGCGCCCTGGATCCGCGGCGTGCCCACGCTCTCGATCTCGTAGCCGTCCACGTCGTCTACTCTCAGCGGACGTCGACCCAGTCGCGCAGGATCCGCTCGGTCTCCTCCGAGTGGCCGCTCTCGTCGCGGACCATGTCCTCGAGCTGCACGGCCAGGCCCTTGTCGCCGAAGGCATCCGCCTGGCGGGCGCGCTCCGAATAGTCCGCGACGGCCCGGCGCTCCGCGGCCAACACGGCCTCCAGCATCTCGCGGTTGGTCCGCGCGGCCGGCACCGCCCGCGGCTGCGTCGTGGGCTCCCCGCCCAGGGCGACGATCTTGTTGGCCAGGTACTGGGCGTGCAGCTGCTCGTCCGTCACCTCGGCCAGGAAGAACTGGGCGAGCTGGGGACGGTACGGCCCGGTCACCTTGGCGGCGTAGGTCAGATACTGGATGATGGCGCCCAGCTCGCCGGCCAGGTCTTCGTTCAGGTGCTGGATGAGGGTCTGCTTGTCCATCGGCGTCCTTCCCCGCGGAGCGGGCCTGTGGCACGCGCCGGGCAGGCGCGGGCCGGGGACCGGAAGACTCGATCGGTGCCTCCTAACCTAGCGCCGGGGACGCCGCCTCCACGTCCGACATCTGCCGGACGGGCGCCGGGGATCTCCCTCCACGGCCTGTACGGCATCTGCCGGATGGCCCCGGACCGCGCGTGGACGCAGGTTCGGGACGGTCCCGGTCGCCGAGCCGCGTCGCCCGGGAGATCCCCGACATCGGGAGGAGTGGTTCGCGATGGTCGTAGGCCTGGTCCTGTTGTTCCAGCTCGCTGCCTCCGCCGACACCGTGCGCCTGGACGCCCCCGCGGCGCTCGCGCGGGCGCTGGAGGCGTCGCCGGTCCTCTCGGCGGCCCGGTACCGGGCGGAGGCCGCCGAAGACCGCGCCGCCCAGGCCCGGGCCTGGGCCAATCCCCACGTCTCCGTCTCCGGAGAGAACGTCGGCCAGCAGCGGGCGTTCACCGGTACGACGGGCTGGCAGGGCATCGAGGGCCAGGCCGTGCTCACCACCGCGGTCCCGTTCGGGCCGGAACGGGCCGGCCGGATCCGGACCGCCCGAGCGGAGGGCTCCGCCGGCGCAGCGCTGGCGGACCAGGCGGACCTGGACGTGCGCGCAGGCATCCTGGCCTCCATCGGTGGCTACCTGACCGACCGGGCGCTGGCGACGAGCGCCCGGGAGGAGCGGGCCACGATGGACCGGATCGCGGACGCCCTCGCGCGCCAGGCGGACGCGGGACGCACCTCGCGAGGGGACGCCGCCCGCGCCGACCTGGCCCGGGGCATGGCCCGCACCGCCCTGGCCCGGCGCCAGGCACAGCTCGTTGCGCGGGCGGAGGAGCTGGCCCGGTTGCTCGGCCTCGACCCCGGGACCCCCGTGGCCGTGGAGGTCGGCCGGTGTCTCGCTCCGCCCGGTGCGGCGGGCGAAGGCGTCGCCGAGCCTCCTGCCGTCCGCCTCGCCCGCGCCCGGGTGGAGGCCGCGCGCGGCGGCGTGCAACTGGCGCGCGGGCTCCAGCTGCCGGACCTGGAGCCCCAGGTCGGCGTGCGCCGGACCGGGGGCGAGTCGGGGCTCTACCTGGGCCTGAGCACCGCGCTGCCGTTCTTCGATCGAGGCACGCGCCGCCTGGCGGCGGCCCGGGCCGACGAGGACGCGGCCCTCGCGGAGCTCCGGGCCGCGGAATCCATGCAGTCCGCGGCACTCGCGGCGACCCGTCAGCGGCTGACGCTCCTCGAGGATGCCGGGCGCGCCTTCGATGCCGCCTGGTTCGACCAGGCCGACCAGGCCGTGACGGCCGCCGAAGCCCGCTTCTCCGTAGGAGAGGGCACGCTGCTGGAACTCCTGGACAGCCGTCGGGCCCGCCTCCAGGCCCTCGACGACTACCACGCGTGGCAGTCCGAGTGGTGGGCCGCACGCGTCGACCTGGCCCGGCTCGAGGGCCGGGCGCCGGACGCGACGCTCCTGTGCACCGATCCCTTCCGCGAGACCTCACGATGACGACGATCCGGATCCCGCGTGCGCTCTCCGGCGCGCTGCTTCCCCTGTTCGCCCTGGCCTGCGGCGCCGGCGACCCCCCCGCCCCGCTCACCGAACCGGTCCCGGACGGAACCGTCCGGCTGAGCGACGCGCAGATGCGCGCCGCGGGGATCGTCACCGCCCTGCTCGAGGCGCGCACGGTGCGCCAGCCGGTGCGCGTCCCCGGCTCCGTGCAGAGCCCCGACACCGCCCAGGTGGCCGTAGGCTCCATCGTGGAGGGGCGCGTGACCGCCGTCCGCGTGCTGCCGGGGGACCGGGTGCGCACCGGTCAGCCGCTGGTGGAGATCCACTCCCACGAGCTGGCTTCGGCCGAGCGGGACCGCGCGGCCGCGCAGGCGGAGCTGGACTTCCACTCGAACGCGCTCGCCCGCTCCGAGCAGCTGCTCGCGGCCGGCGCGGTGGCGCTGGAGGAAGTGGAGCGCCGCCGGGCGGACTTCCTCGGCGCTCAGGCGGAGCTGGCGCGGGCCACCGAGATGGTGGAGCACCTGGCCCCGTCGACGGCGGGGAACGTGCAGGCGCTGGCACCCCGCGCGGGCGTGGTGTTCTCGGTGGACGTGCGCCCCGGTGAAGCCGTGCTCCCGGGCACTCCGCTGCTGGAGATGGGCTCCACCGACGTGCTCTGGGTCACGGCCTTCGTACCGGAGAACACGTCCAGCGCGCTCGCCGTGGGTGACGAGGTCGAGGTGCGGTTCCGCTCGCTGCCCGGCACGGTCGTCACGGCGCGTCTGGTGCGCCAGGGCGACTTCGTCGATCCGAGCAACCGCTCGGTGGAGATGCGCTTCGAGCTCGATTCGATCCCGGCGGGCGTGCGCCCCGGCAGCTTCGCCACGGTGGACGTGCTGGCGTCGGAGGCCTTCGAGGCCATCGAGCTGGACCAGTCCGCCGCCGTGCGCATGGACGACGAGGACGTGGTGTTCGTGGCGGAGGGACCCGGCGTCTACCGCGCCGTGGCGGTGACCGCAGTGCCGGTGCGCGAGGGACGGGTGGCGGTGCGCGGCGTCCCGGCCGGCGCCGAGATCGTCACGGAAGGCGCCTATTTCCTGAAGGCGGCGCTGGAGGTGGCGGCGGCGGGTGGCGAGGGAGGCGCGTGATGTTCACCCGGATCATCGACTTCTCGCTGCGCCAGCCGTTCTACATCCTCGGTGGCGTGCTCACCCTGGTGGCCGTGGGGCTCTACGCCTTCACCACGCTGCCGTTCGAGGCCTTCCCCGACCTCACCGCCAACTCCGTGTCGGTGATCGCCGACGCGCCGGGCAGCGCCCCGCAGGACGTCGAGCAGCTCGTCACGTATCCGATCGAACGGTCCCTGCTGGGACTGCCGAACACCGAGTCCGTGCGCTCCACGACCAAGTTCGGCGTGTCGATCACACAGGTGGTCTTCGCGGACGGGGTCGACCCCTACTTCGCCCGCCAGGTGGTGGCCGAGCGCCTCAACGATCTCGGCGGAGACCTGCCGGCCAACGTGAGCGTCACCATGGGCCCGGTGGCCACCGCCATGGGCGAGGTCTACCAGTACGTGCTGCGGTCCACGAACCCCGCCGTGGGCGCGCTCGACCTGAAGACCCTGCAGGACTATTCGATTGCGCCCCAGCTGCGCACCGTCGAAGGCGTGGCCGAGGTGAACTCCTGGGGCGGGCTCACCGAGCAGTACCATGTCATCGTGGAGCCGGGCCGCCTGATCCAGGCCGGCCTCACGCTCGCCGACGTCGAGACCGCCCTCGCCGAGAACAACCGCAACTTCGGGGGCACCTACACCGAGGCGCGCGGCGAGCGCTTCATCGTGCGCGGCATCGGGCGGCTCGGGGGGCCGGAGGACCTCGCCGACGTGGCCATCGCCACGCGCGCCGGCGTACCCATCCACGTGCATGATATCGGCACCGTTACGCGTGGAGCCCTTCCCCGCCAGGGAGCCGTCACCATGGACGGCGAGGGCGAGGTGGTGGCCGGCATGGTCATCATGCGCAAGGGCTCCAACGCGCTCCGCGTGCTGGAGCACGTACAGGAGCGCATCGATCAGATCGTGCCGACCCTGCCGGAAGGCGTGCATCTGGTCCCGTTCTACAACCAGGGCTCGCTGGTGGAGCAGACCACGCACACCATCGAGAAGAACCTGCTGCTGGGTGGGACCCTGGTCATCGTCCTGCTCTGGGGATTCCTGCGGAACATCGCCGCGTCGGTGCTCGTGGCGCTGGTCATCCCGCTGTCCATGCTCTGGGCGTTCGTGGCCATGCGCATCTTCGGGTTCTCGGCCAACCTCATGAGCCTGGGCGCGCTCGACTTCGGTCTGTTGGTCGACGCCTCCGTCGTCGTGGTCGAGAACGTCATGCGCAAAGGCACGGAGGAACCGCACGAGGACGCCGGCACGCGCATCCGCCACGCGGTCCTGGAGGTGGGGCGGCCCGTCCTCTACGGGATCGCGATCATCGTCGCGGTCTACATCCCCATCTTCGCGCTGCAGGGCACGGAAGGTCGGATGTTCCGGCCCATGGCCTTCACCGTCGTGGCCGCCCTGCTGGGCTCGCTCCTGCTGGCGATGACCTTCATTCCCGCCGCGGCCGGCTGGTTCCTCACCCATGCCCGCGAGGTACACACGCCCGGATTCGATCGTCTCCGCAACCGTTACCGTGCCTCGCTGGAGACGGCGCTGCCCCGGCCCCGCCTCGTGATGGGCACGGCCACCGGCCTCTTCGTGCTCGCCTTGTTCGGCGCCAGCCGCCTCGGCACCGAATTCATGCCCCGCCTGGACGAGGGCAGCGTGCTGGTGCAGGGGCTGCGCCTGCCGTCGACCGCGCTCGACCAGGGCACCCGCTTCTCCGGCGCGCTGGAGCGCGCCCTGACCGGCCTGCCGGAGGTGGAGGTGGCGGTCTCCAAGCTGGGCCGACCCGACCTCGCCACCGAAGCCATGGGCACCTACGAGTCGGACACGTACGTCATGCTCAAGGACCGCAGCGAGTGGCGGCGCGGCGGGAAGGATGCCTTGCTGGCGGCGATGGATTCGGCGCTGCTCGACATCCCCGGCCTGGAGTACGCCTTCACGCAGCCCATCCAGATGCGCCTGGATGAAGCCGAGACCGGCATCACCACGGACGTCGGCGTGAAGATCTTCGGCGACGACCCCGATCGGTTGGCCGCCCTCGCCGCCCGGGTGGAGTCGGAGCTCGCGCGGGTCGACGGAGCCGCGGACGTGAAGGTGACGGCGGCGTCGCGCGTGAAGGAGCTGCGCGTGGAGCTGGACCGCACGGCGCTGTCGCGCTACGGGCTGGGCGCGGACGACATCGGGCACCAGGTGGAGATGGCGCTCGGCTCCTCCGTGGCGACGCACATCGTGGACGGGCCCCGACGCATCGGGGTCGTGGTGCGCATTCCCGGTGGGAACACCGTGGATCCCGCCCTGATGGCGTCCCTGCCCGTCGCGAACGGCCCCTCCGGGCTGGTCACGCTGGGCAGCGTGGCCGACCTGACCGTCCAGGAGAGCCCCGAGGCGTTCGCGCACGAAGGGGGGCAGCGCATGGTGGTCGTCGGCGCCAACATCCGTGGTCGCGACGTGGGCTCCTTCGTGGAGGAGGCATCGACGTTGCTGGCTGCGCGCGTGCCGTTGCCTTCAGGCTACCGCTACGAGTGGGGTGGCCAGTACCAGCACCAGCAGACGGCCGTGCGGCGGCTGGCGCTGCTGCTCCCCATCGCCATCCTGGCCATCTACCTGCTGCTGTTCTCCAACTTCGGCACCATCCACCAGGCGCTGCTGATCATGCTCAACGTACCGTTCGCGGTCGTGGGCGGCATCGCGGCGCTGTGGCTCGCGGGCCTCAATCTGAGCACGTCCGCGCTGATCGGGTTCATCGCCGTGTTCGGCATCGCGGTGCTGAACGGCGTGGTGATGGTGAGCTACATCAACCAGCTCCGCGCGCGCGGGGAGACCATCCGCGAAGCGGTGCTGGACGGAGCGGCCACACGCCTTCGACCCGTGCTGATGACGGCGCTGGCGGCCAGCCTGGGGTTCGTGCCGATGGCGCTGTCCACGTCGCCGGGCGCCGAGCTGCAGCGCCCGCTCGCCACCGTGGTCATCGGCGGGCTCATGACCGCCACGTTCCTCACCCTGTTCGTGCTCCCCACCCTGTACCTGTGGGTGGAGATGTGGATGGAGACGAGCGCGCCCGCCTGGATGGCGAACGGCAAGCCGCGGCGGCGCGCGGCACGGGGCGGCCGGTCGGCCTCCGAGGAAGCGTCGGACCTGGACGCGCTCCCCGCGGGCGTGGGAGGCTGAGCGGCAGCCGGACGGACCCGCGCTTGCTTCCCCCGCGGGCCGTCAGGCCGCATACTCGGGGCCTGCTGGTCTCCGCCCACCCCGAGCCGCCATGCCGCTGGTCGTCGACCTCGTCCTCCAGATCGAACCGTCCGGCGGCCTCTCCGAGGCCCTGGCTGCGCGCCCGCTCGTGGCGCTGGCCACGATGTTCGGCGCGGGTCTCCTCACCAGCCTGACGCCCTGCGTCTACCCGATGGTCCCGATCACCGCCTCGGTGATCGCCGGCACCGCCCGGGAGGGACAGACCCGCGGCCGCACGGTGGCACTGACCCTCACCTACGCGCTGGGCCTCGCGCTCCTCTACGCGGTCCTGGGCGCCCTGGCCGGCGTGACCGGCACCTTGTTCGGGACGGTGAGCGCCAGCCCCTGGGCGCTGCTGGTCATCGGCAACCTGCTGCTGCTCTTCGCGCTGGCCATGCTGGACGTGCTGCCGGTCCCGGTGCCCCGCCGCCTGATGCAGTGGGCCGGCAGCCGGGAGGGCGGCTCCTTCCCCGCGGTCTTCCTCCTGGGCGCCACGTCCGGGGTGGTGGCGGCGCCCTGCGGGGCCCCCGCGTTCGCCGTGGTCCTCACCTGGGTGGCCGCCACCGGAGCCGGCCTGATGGGCTTCGTGTATCTCTTCGTGTTCTCGCTCGGGATGACCGCCGTCCTGGTGGTGGTCGGGATCTTCTCGGGAACCCTGGCGCTCCTCCCGCGTTCAGGAACATGGATGGTCTGGATCAAGCGCATCGCCGCCGTGCTGATGCTGATCATGGCCCAGTACTACTTCGTGAAGGCGGGGTACAACCTATGACGCGTCTCCCTGGCCTCCGCGCCACCCTGGTGGGTCTGTCCCTCCTGGTGGCCTCGCCGCTGGCCGCGGTCGCGCAGGGCGTGGGCCTGCCGCTCGGCACCCCCGCACCCGCGGTGACGCTCGAAGACCTGGACGGCAACGCGGTGGACCTCCAGCGGCTCGTGGCGGGGAAGCCGGCGCTGATCGAGTTCTGGGCCACCTGGTGTGAGCAGTGCGAGGCGCTCCAGCCCCAGATCGACCGCATCCAGGCCGCGCACGGGGAGCGGGTCGCGGTGGTGGCCGTGGCCGTGGCGGTGTCCCAATCGCTGCGGCGGGTCAAGCGCCATGTGGAGGAGCACGATCCGGGTTATCCCTTCCTGTGGGACGCCCGGGGCGCCGCGGTGCGGGCCTTCCAAGCGCCCACCACGTCGGTGGTGGTGATGCTGGACGCGACCGGGAATGTGGTCTACACGGGGTCGGGTGCGGACCAGGACCTGGAAGGCGCGGTGGCACGGGTGCTGGAGGAGGGCTGATGCACCACGGCCCGGCGGAGCGCCTGCTCCACCGGGCCGCTGTGTCTCGCGGAGCGCCCGGGAGCGCATCCGCCACGGAGCTCGTCGCCTACTGCTGCGGCTCCTCGGGCTCCGGGGTCACCGCGTCGATCATGGCCTGCAGCTCTTCATAGGCCTGGGGATCCACCTGCTGGAACTGCGGGATCACGCCCGCGATCCGTCCATCCGGACCCACCACGATCACCGTTCGGCTGTCGACCATGTTGTTGTCGCGGAGACCGCCGCCGAAGGCCGTGTAGGTGGCACCGTCGTTGGCTGCATCGCTCGCGAACAGGAAGGGGAAATCCTCGTCCTTCAGCCAGGAGGCCAGCTCCTCGACCGGGTCGTTGGAGATCCCCACGAGGACCACGTTGCGGCCCCCCTTGAACAGGCTTGCGTACTGATCACGGTACGCTCTCATTTGAACCGTTCAGCCACGCGTTCGAACTCGGAAGAAGAACGCCAGGACGACGGTCTCCCCGCGGTAGTCGCTCAATCGCACGGGATTCTCGAGCACGCCGTACCGGGTCGCACCCGGCAGCTCGAAGTCGGGTGCCATCTCGCCCACGGCGAGGAGCCCGCTTCCGGCCTGCTGCGCGGCGACTCCCGTCGCCGATCCCATGCCGAGCGTTCCCGCGAGGAGCAGGGTCGCGACGACTCGGCGCATCGACTCGCTCCTCCAGTGATGGGTGGACTCGGACTGCTCCAGCGAGGGCGGTACCCGGGAGGAGCCGCGGACGGTCCGTCGGGGCTCAGCCGGCCGGCCCCGCCTCCGCCGGCGCCCGCACCCGCCCGGCTCCAGCCAGCACGTCCAGTCGCAGGGCTCCGACGTCGGTGACCTCCCCGTCCACGGACACGGCCATGGGCGGATCGAGCTCCAGCTCCACCGAAGCCCCCCGCCCCGCCAGGATCAGCTCCGACTCGGGCTGCTCCCCCCGCAGGACGGCGGGAACGAGCGCCAGCAACCGGGGAAGCGGTGCGGCCCGCACCACCACCACGTCCAGCAGGCCGTCGTCCATGTGCGCCTCGGGCGCCACGGCCACGCCATGCCCCGCGAAGCGGCCGTTGGCCAGGACCAGCTGCACGATCTCGGTCGAGGGCACGGCCTCGCCGTCCACGCGCAGATCGAGGGTGTGCTCCGGCAGGTCGCCCAGGGCGTCCAGGGAACAGCGCAGGTACGCGAACCGGCCCCAGCGGTCCTTGATCTCGTCCGTGATGCAGCTCGTCACCTCGGCGCTGAAGCCGCCGGTGCAGGTGTTGAGCATCCATCGGACGCGGTCGTCCAGCTCCACGCGCACCAGGTCCACGGGCCGATCGATGCCCGCCAGGACGATGTCGAGCGCCTCGAGCGGATCCTCGGGGATGCCGAGGGAGCGGATGGTGTCGTTGCCGGTGCCGAAGGGCAGGATGCCCAGCGCCGTGCGGGAGAAGTCGGGCGCCAGACCCTGCACGATCTCCGAGATGGTGCCGTCCCCACCCACGGCCACGACCAGGTCCGCCCCCTCGGCGCGCGCCTCCACGGCCAGACGGGTGGCGTCGCCGGGCCCCTCCGTGGCCCGCACCTCCATCTGCGGATGCTGCATCACCCGCTCCTCCAGCTCGCTCCAGCTC is from Gemmatimonadota bacterium and encodes:
- a CDS encoding helix-turn-helix transcriptional regulator translates to MDGYEIESVGTPRIQGALALVFLVIMVGGIVDLIMDQPDTLLSAHVLFEVAMVAVSLGAATWLARGWFASSRSVAVLEAAVERHRAERDAWRTKASRALHGLGEAIGEEFDRWGLTPAERETALMLLKGHSHKRIARETDRSERTVRQHAVAVYRKSGLSGRAELAGWFLEDLGVPEAEAAERQG
- a CDS encoding ferritin-like domain-containing protein, coding for MDKQTLIQHLNEDLAGELGAIIQYLTYAAKVTGPYRPQLAQFFLAEVTDEQLHAQYLANKIVALGGEPTTQPRAVPAARTNREMLEAVLAAERRAVADYSERARQADAFGDKGLAVQLEDMVRDESGHSEETERILRDWVDVR
- a CDS encoding TolC family protein, with product MVVGLVLLFQLAASADTVRLDAPAALARALEASPVLSAARYRAEAAEDRAAQARAWANPHVSVSGENVGQQRAFTGTTGWQGIEGQAVLTTAVPFGPERAGRIRTARAEGSAGAALADQADLDVRAGILASIGGYLTDRALATSAREERATMDRIADALARQADAGRTSRGDAARADLARGMARTALARRQAQLVARAEELARLLGLDPGTPVAVEVGRCLAPPGAAGEGVAEPPAVRLARARVEAARGGVQLARGLQLPDLEPQVGVRRTGGESGLYLGLSTALPFFDRGTRRLAAARADEDAALAELRAAESMQSAALAATRQRLTLLEDAGRAFDAAWFDQADQAVTAAEARFSVGEGTLLELLDSRRARLQALDDYHAWQSEWWAARVDLARLEGRAPDATLLCTDPFRETSR
- a CDS encoding efflux RND transporter periplasmic adaptor subunit — protein: MTTIRIPRALSGALLPLFALACGAGDPPAPLTEPVPDGTVRLSDAQMRAAGIVTALLEARTVRQPVRVPGSVQSPDTAQVAVGSIVEGRVTAVRVLPGDRVRTGQPLVEIHSHELASAERDRAAAQAELDFHSNALARSEQLLAAGAVALEEVERRRADFLGAQAELARATEMVEHLAPSTAGNVQALAPRAGVVFSVDVRPGEAVLPGTPLLEMGSTDVLWVTAFVPENTSSALAVGDEVEVRFRSLPGTVVTARLVRQGDFVDPSNRSVEMRFELDSIPAGVRPGSFATVDVLASEAFEAIELDQSAAVRMDDEDVVFVAEGPGVYRAVAVTAVPVREGRVAVRGVPAGAEIVTEGAYFLKAALEVAAAGGEGGA
- a CDS encoding CusA/CzcA family heavy metal efflux RND transporter translates to MFTRIIDFSLRQPFYILGGVLTLVAVGLYAFTTLPFEAFPDLTANSVSVIADAPGSAPQDVEQLVTYPIERSLLGLPNTESVRSTTKFGVSITQVVFADGVDPYFARQVVAERLNDLGGDLPANVSVTMGPVATAMGEVYQYVLRSTNPAVGALDLKTLQDYSIAPQLRTVEGVAEVNSWGGLTEQYHVIVEPGRLIQAGLTLADVETALAENNRNFGGTYTEARGERFIVRGIGRLGGPEDLADVAIATRAGVPIHVHDIGTVTRGALPRQGAVTMDGEGEVVAGMVIMRKGSNALRVLEHVQERIDQIVPTLPEGVHLVPFYNQGSLVEQTTHTIEKNLLLGGTLVIVLLWGFLRNIAASVLVALVIPLSMLWAFVAMRIFGFSANLMSLGALDFGLLVDASVVVVENVMRKGTEEPHEDAGTRIRHAVLEVGRPVLYGIAIIVAVYIPIFALQGTEGRMFRPMAFTVVAALLGSLLLAMTFIPAAAGWFLTHAREVHTPGFDRLRNRYRASLETALPRPRLVMGTATGLFVLALFGASRLGTEFMPRLDEGSVLVQGLRLPSTALDQGTRFSGALERALTGLPEVEVAVSKLGRPDLATEAMGTYESDTYVMLKDRSEWRRGGKDALLAAMDSALLDIPGLEYAFTQPIQMRLDEAETGITTDVGVKIFGDDPDRLAALAARVESELARVDGAADVKVTAASRVKELRVELDRTALSRYGLGADDIGHQVEMALGSSVATHIVDGPRRIGVVVRIPGGNTVDPALMASLPVANGPSGLVTLGSVADLTVQESPEAFAHEGGQRMVVVGANIRGRDVGSFVEEASTLLAARVPLPSGYRYEWGGQYQHQQTAVRRLALLLPIAILAIYLLLFSNFGTIHQALLIMLNVPFAVVGGIAALWLAGLNLSTSALIGFIAVFGIAVLNGVVMVSYINQLRARGETIREAVLDGAATRLRPVLMTALAASLGFVPMALSTSPGAELQRPLATVVIGGLMTATFLTLFVLPTLYLWVEMWMETSAPAWMANGKPRRRAARGGRSASEEASDLDALPAGVGG
- a CDS encoding cytochrome c biogenesis protein CcdA, with amino-acid sequence MPLVVDLVLQIEPSGGLSEALAARPLVALATMFGAGLLTSLTPCVYPMVPITASVIAGTAREGQTRGRTVALTLTYALGLALLYAVLGALAGVTGTLFGTVSASPWALLVIGNLLLLFALAMLDVLPVPVPRRLMQWAGSREGGSFPAVFLLGATSGVVAAPCGAPAFAVVLTWVAATGAGLMGFVYLFVFSLGMTAVLVVVGIFSGTLALLPRSGTWMVWIKRIAAVLMLIMAQYYFVKAGYNL
- a CDS encoding TlpA disulfide reductase family protein, coding for MTRLPGLRATLVGLSLLVASPLAAVAQGVGLPLGTPAPAVTLEDLDGNAVDLQRLVAGKPALIEFWATWCEQCEALQPQIDRIQAAHGERVAVVAVAVAVSQSLRRVKRHVEEHDPGYPFLWDARGAAVRAFQAPTTSVVVMLDATGNVVYTGSGADQDLEGAVARVLEEG
- a CDS encoding redoxin domain-containing protein, translating into MRAYRDQYASLFKGGRNVVLVGISNDPVEELASWLKDEDFPFLFASDAANDGATYTAFGGGLRDNNMVDSRTVIVVGPDGRIAGVIPQFQQVDPQAYEELQAMIDAVTPEPEEPQQ
- a CDS encoding diacylglycerol kinase family lipid kinase, with amino-acid sequence MDARPSGCGAHLILEPKEGAVAERIVLIRNPGAGTAESWSELEERVMQHPQMEVRATEGPGDATRLAVEARAEGADLVVAVGGDGTISEIVQGLAPDFSRTALGILPFGTGNDTIRSLGIPEDPLEALDIVLAGIDRPVDLVRVELDDRVRWMLNTCTGGFSAEVTSCITDEIKDRWGRFAYLRCSLDALGDLPEHTLDLRVDGEAVPSTEIVQLVLANGRFAGHGVAVAPEAHMDDGLLDVVVVRAAPLPRLLALVPAVLRGEQPESELILAGRGASVELELDPPMAVSVDGEVTDVGALRLDVLAGAGRVRAPAEAGPAG